One region of Methanobrevibacter wolinii SH genomic DNA includes:
- a CDS encoding zinc ribbon domain-containing protein — protein sequence MSDFKYCPNCGTEVKEQDKFCLECGYKLSDKPSANIKRTSSKKPERNNKRTLSILIIVLIIAVVSLTAFSYYNSHGDVDSMKFSLMPHKIAINSVDSTGGDTVNSDDYKGYEKSYKVTYTAKEDLKDVTIEVYPYSSDGKELDVMANFFGLNALNVLCYDDNITSGTSKTADVMFGHKGSGDFKVSYLKVFVYKENSNGNRNLIDKFTYNLNS from the coding sequence ATGAGTGATTTTAAGTATTGTCCTAATTGCGGTACTGAAGTAAAGGAACAAGACAAATTTTGTTTAGAGTGTGGTTATAAATTATCTGATAAACCTTCGGCAAATATCAAAAGGACCAGTTCTAAAAAACCTGAAAGGAATAACAAAAGGACTTTGTCTATTCTTATCATTGTATTAATCATTGCTGTTGTTTCATTAACTGCATTTTCATATTACAATTCTCATGGGGATGTGGATTCAATGAAATTTAGTTTAATGCCACATAAAATTGCTATTAATTCTGTGGATTCTACTGGTGGTGACACTGTTAACTCTGATGATTATAAAGGATATGAAAAATCCTATAAGGTAACCTATACAGCTAAAGAAGATCTAAAAGATGTCACTATTGAGGTATATCCATATTCTTCTGACGGTAAAGAATTGGATGTTATGGCAAATTTCTTTGGTTTGAATGCTTTAAACGTTCTTTGTTATGATGATAATATTACTTCAGGTACAAGTAAAACTGCTGATGTGATGTTTGGTCATAAAGGTTCCGGTGACTTTAAAGTATCTTACTTGAAAGTCTTTGTATATAAAGAAAATTCTAATGGAAATAGGAATTTAATTGATAAATTTACCTATAATTTAAATTCATAA